In one window of Polaromonas naphthalenivorans CJ2 DNA:
- a CDS encoding DUF11 domain-containing protein has translation MLFSSCIQRFIAALALGLAMLLAHVPAQAIPAQAGTVIRNVASATYVPAGFTQVETADSNHVLVTVQAVEALSLTQDQNVVRPPSVQVTLNHLLTNTGNVRSGYTIGFVGNGAGCPTQILNLSALRVLHDLNNNGVADAGDPVVTLGASGSITLQPGETAGLLVQGTLPASSAGSACVALTATTTAQATTASNRDIITVSNAAVLSLTKTASYPGVVVPGTTRIDFTVTGTNIGAQDAQPVGTAAPANTAIVVNGAPINLVLIRDMIPAGTQYMPGTLQTTAAGAIRLFRLAGDTAFSYRTEDDASAVEVAIGIPAAVVRNGTVALQFAVRAKADLSGEIRNIAQSYYHDGASPAVSPSNTVIIASSQGRIGVAKAASAPLLNQAANGELDGTATVRFSVLIRNYGSTALYSVQAPDVLEGAGATQFGSYTSNVVPAANQYTIVPGSLVIAKPNGSVAGTVAAINPAFNGTAAAQNLLAAGALLPAGADITVQFDARINFTGRTGTLYNTVRGQASVSPGDTPGIFDDSSNGTNPDVNGNGNPNDDSLPTPVSTLLPALSIIKTVSLPRRVSLGVYEFDYTFKVTNTGQAEAPHVRVIDNLNCTFDMDKAEGAIASWELVTRPIVKHGNLKTSASFTGRATCNRNQLNSTDPYLLPTEVVLSLVDGSRPLAPGQSEEVTLTLRVTEKPASIGSHLTLTNKAWAAAFGQNTVNVTPSLLVAAGSNSVRSLLLDPEGTVYNSITRQPVAGALVTYSRLSCSSGAGGPVTAAEIYGSGTGVYTFNANGTVSMTTGADGAWQFFLQSPPVTNLCTYGITVAPPVGSGYVASQLIPVTPGSFDSCGAIVPNEAPPQNGEPTTHYFVLRAGVNPDNSSCEAIHNHIPLDPGNLMGLVLRKDGSKKTAEFGDFIDYALTLTNKTGFPVTGATFNDFLPAGFAYVPNSARLNGAATANPAGGAGPQLVFSFPSLSLGVDQSATVRYRLRIGVGAPTSGDAVNRAQASSGPMQSNQASWRVRVTGGVFSDEAFAFGTVHMECRRDGKEADGLKNGGEEIGIPGVRLFMEDGTSVVTDIEGKWSLYGLKPVTHVLRVDETTLPPGAQLDLLDNRNANNPASRFVDLKKGEFHKANFIVGNCDAPGVFQDVAARRKSLADRPDAEGEAAVRVRLDPEAKAISVGDTRSLPATGQSSLTGAAGITVPASQALIQLPTGTANTNTFIGGVASAGALNGTLGQAQQAGAFSPLIPLAGNNEVNGRSGFLLPAAQPLLQQAVPSSIELEKVMHSLDNSAGFIDLKDQDTVASQTLNVRVKGAAGTQLRLHVNGQPIDDRRVGKKVVLPSASLGAWEYIGVQLKPGINTLRLDVVDDYGVTRGTQQITLVAPDKLSLIQIDAPETAQADLRTPVLIKVRLTDASGIPVTGRMQVTLEADRGRWLENDLNPSEPGAQVFIEGGVAEFRLLPPGEPGDMRVRVSAGTFVKEARVALLPELRPMIGVGIIEGTLDFTKRSALTLGQMPAGAAFETELSGFASDGTSSSRGAARSAFFFKGAVQGDYLLTAAYDSDKTTKDRLFRDIRPDEFYPVYGDSSVRGFDAQSTQKFYVRIDKNRSYLLYGDFTTASSSEVRQMSQSSRTLTGIKNVYESDTVRATSYASRTAQTQRIEEFPALGISGPYHLNAGNGDLLANSEKIEILVRDRNQPNIVLQTTSVARFTDYTIEPLTSRLLFTRPIASVDTNLNPQSIRVTYEVDSGGAKFTVAGTDVQVKLGEKLQVGMVASTDENPENKRKLGALTAIAHIAESTTVAAELVRTETDLKGTGSAGRIEVRHHDEKLGAVAQIAKTSASFDNPGSAFSAGRTEAVARAQYKLDDTTQVRGEAIYSKDALTTGDRKGVAVGVQKKLSETLLGEVGVRHGENSSPTASMFDYNQVSSSSALGAGSLGNSVTSLGASAAAAGTSNQDITTVRGRLTTVVPHLPQAQVFVEAEQDINHGDRHVLAAGGNYAITDKTRAYGRYEFISSLDGPYSLNNSSSRNIGILGIESNYMEGGRVYNEYRLADSLDGRTGQAAMGVRNTFKLNEQWRLTAGIERTKSIGSSASGIVGRGNSTAIVTGAEYLSDRVKASGILEARQGDDSNSYLSSLGVGYKIDTDWSLLARSIISESKGQGTNAGNDRLLSRQQIGIAYRPVDQDKWNALARYEHKTERVNGAGSVLGAVNSSSVFGSNAPGTYSADIVSSHFNYNPQRGTYLTGRYAGKVSSADDGFLGSSYWAHLVQGRYTRDLSRDWDVGLQAGLLYGKGGALQKTAGVELGYQVAKDLWVSAGYNVVGLKDRDLTAGEYTSEGVYIRLRFKFDENIFSTALPAVTK, from the coding sequence GTGCTGTTTTCTTCCTGTATTCAACGCTTTATAGCTGCGCTGGCCCTTGGCCTGGCCATGCTGCTGGCCCATGTGCCGGCACAGGCCATTCCCGCGCAGGCTGGCACGGTTATTCGCAATGTGGCGTCCGCTACCTATGTGCCGGCCGGTTTTACCCAAGTAGAAACCGCTGATTCCAACCATGTTTTGGTGACCGTCCAGGCCGTTGAAGCGTTGTCGCTGACACAAGACCAAAACGTCGTGCGTCCTCCCAGTGTGCAGGTCACGCTCAATCATCTGCTGACCAACACCGGCAATGTCCGGTCTGGCTACACGATAGGTTTTGTAGGCAACGGCGCGGGCTGTCCGACCCAGATCCTGAACCTCAGCGCCCTGCGCGTGCTGCACGATCTCAACAATAACGGGGTGGCGGATGCTGGCGACCCGGTCGTCACGCTGGGCGCCAGCGGCTCCATCACGCTGCAACCCGGCGAAACGGCCGGCCTGCTGGTACAGGGAACCTTGCCGGCGTCATCTGCCGGAAGCGCCTGCGTGGCGCTGACTGCCACCACCACGGCCCAGGCCACCACCGCCAGCAACCGCGACATCATCACCGTCAGCAATGCAGCCGTCCTGTCGCTGACCAAAACTGCCAGCTACCCCGGCGTGGTAGTGCCAGGCACGACCCGCATCGACTTCACCGTTACCGGCACCAACATCGGTGCGCAAGACGCGCAGCCTGTCGGGACGGCTGCCCCCGCCAACACCGCCATCGTGGTCAATGGCGCGCCAATCAACCTGGTGCTGATTCGCGACATGATTCCTGCCGGCACGCAGTACATGCCGGGCACGTTGCAAACCACCGCTGCTGGCGCCATTCGCCTGTTCCGCCTGGCAGGTGACACTGCCTTCAGCTATCGCACCGAGGACGACGCTTCCGCAGTGGAAGTGGCCATCGGTATTCCGGCTGCTGTGGTGCGAAACGGCACCGTGGCCCTGCAGTTTGCCGTGCGCGCCAAGGCTGACCTGAGCGGCGAGATCCGCAACATTGCACAAAGCTATTACCATGACGGCGCCAGCCCCGCAGTGTCGCCTTCCAACACGGTCATTATTGCGTCCAGCCAGGGCCGTATCGGCGTGGCCAAGGCCGCTTCGGCGCCCTTGCTGAACCAGGCGGCCAATGGCGAGTTGGACGGCACAGCCACCGTGCGCTTCAGCGTGCTCATACGCAACTACGGCAGCACTGCGCTGTATTCCGTACAGGCGCCTGATGTGCTGGAAGGCGCTGGCGCCACGCAGTTTGGCAGCTACACCAGCAATGTCGTACCTGCTGCCAACCAATACACCATCGTTCCTGGTTCGCTGGTCATCGCCAAACCCAACGGCAGCGTGGCTGGCACGGTAGCAGCCATCAACCCCGCATTTAACGGCACCGCAGCAGCGCAAAACCTGCTCGCCGCTGGCGCGCTGTTGCCGGCAGGCGCGGATATCACGGTGCAGTTCGATGCGCGCATCAACTTTACCGGCCGCACTGGCACGCTGTACAACACCGTGCGCGGCCAGGCGTCCGTCAGTCCTGGCGACACGCCCGGTATTTTTGACGACTCGTCCAACGGCACCAACCCCGATGTGAACGGCAATGGCAACCCCAACGACGACAGTTTGCCCACGCCAGTGTCCACACTGCTGCCAGCCCTGTCGATCATTAAAACTGTTTCCCTGCCGCGTCGCGTTAGCCTGGGCGTGTATGAGTTCGACTACACCTTCAAGGTCACCAACACCGGCCAGGCAGAGGCACCCCATGTGCGGGTCATCGATAACCTGAACTGCACCTTTGACATGGACAAGGCCGAAGGCGCCATTGCCTCGTGGGAACTCGTCACCCGGCCCATCGTCAAGCACGGCAACCTCAAGACTTCAGCCAGCTTCACCGGCCGGGCAACCTGCAACCGCAACCAGTTGAACAGCACCGACCCTTACCTGTTGCCCACGGAAGTGGTGCTGTCCCTGGTGGACGGCAGCCGTCCGCTGGCCCCGGGCCAAAGTGAAGAGGTCACCTTAACCTTGCGCGTCACCGAAAAGCCGGCCTCCATTGGATCGCACCTCACGCTGACCAATAAAGCCTGGGCGGCCGCGTTTGGACAAAACACAGTCAATGTCACGCCCTCACTGCTGGTTGCGGCGGGATCGAATTCAGTTCGGTCCCTGCTGCTCGACCCGGAAGGCACGGTTTACAACTCCATCACACGCCAGCCCGTGGCCGGCGCACTCGTTACCTACAGCCGCCTGTCCTGCAGCAGTGGCGCAGGCGGTCCTGTTACCGCGGCAGAAATTTACGGCAGCGGAACAGGGGTTTACACATTCAATGCCAATGGGACGGTGTCCATGACCACAGGCGCGGATGGCGCCTGGCAGTTCTTTCTGCAATCGCCGCCAGTCACCAACCTGTGCACCTACGGCATCACGGTGGCGCCACCAGTGGGCAGCGGCTATGTGGCTTCCCAACTGATTCCCGTCACCCCGGGCAGCTTTGACAGCTGCGGTGCCATTGTTCCCAATGAAGCGCCCCCACAAAATGGCGAGCCCACAACGCATTACTTTGTCTTGCGCGCCGGTGTGAATCCCGACAACTCCAGTTGCGAAGCCATCCACAACCACATTCCGCTAGACCCTGGAAATCTGATGGGGCTGGTGCTGCGCAAAGACGGTAGCAAGAAAACGGCAGAGTTCGGCGACTTCATCGACTATGCCCTCACGCTGACCAACAAGACGGGTTTTCCTGTCACTGGCGCTACTTTCAACGACTTCTTGCCAGCCGGGTTTGCCTATGTGCCTAACAGCGCCCGCCTGAATGGCGCGGCCACCGCCAACCCGGCGGGTGGCGCAGGCCCCCAACTCGTGTTCAGTTTTCCGTCCTTGTCGCTTGGCGTGGATCAGTCCGCCACGGTGCGCTATCGCCTGCGCATTGGTGTGGGCGCGCCTACATCGGGCGACGCGGTCAATCGCGCACAAGCCAGTTCCGGCCCGATGCAGTCGAACCAGGCGTCATGGCGCGTGCGCGTCACCGGTGGTGTTTTTTCAGACGAAGCCTTTGCCTTCGGCACGGTCCATATGGAGTGCCGCCGCGATGGCAAGGAGGCTGATGGCCTGAAAAATGGGGGCGAAGAAATAGGCATTCCCGGTGTGCGCCTCTTCATGGAGGACGGCACCAGCGTCGTTACCGATATTGAAGGCAAGTGGAGTCTGTACGGTCTCAAGCCGGTCACGCACGTCTTGCGTGTGGATGAAACTACGTTGCCGCCCGGCGCCCAGCTCGACCTGCTGGACAACCGCAACGCCAACAACCCGGCCAGTCGTTTTGTCGATCTGAAAAAAGGCGAGTTTCACAAGGCCAACTTCATCGTCGGCAACTGCGATGCGCCGGGCGTGTTTCAGGACGTAGCCGCCCGCCGCAAGAGCTTGGCCGACCGGCCTGACGCAGAAGGCGAAGCCGCAGTACGCGTGCGCCTTGATCCCGAAGCCAAAGCCATCAGCGTGGGGGACACCCGTTCCTTGCCCGCCACCGGCCAGTCCAGCCTTACGGGCGCCGCTGGCATCACCGTGCCGGCAAGCCAGGCGTTGATCCAGTTGCCCACTGGCACCGCTAATACCAATACCTTCATCGGTGGCGTGGCCAGTGCTGGCGCGCTCAATGGCACGCTGGGCCAGGCGCAACAAGCCGGCGCTTTTTCCCCGCTAATTCCCCTGGCTGGCAATAACGAGGTCAATGGCCGCAGCGGCTTCTTGCTGCCCGCTGCCCAGCCTTTGCTGCAACAAGCCGTGCCCAGCAGCATCGAGCTTGAAAAAGTCATGCATAGCCTGGACAACAGCGCCGGCTTTATCGACCTGAAAGACCAAGACACTGTTGCCAGCCAAACCCTCAACGTACGTGTCAAGGGCGCGGCCGGCACGCAACTGCGCCTCCACGTCAACGGCCAGCCTATTGACGACCGGCGGGTCGGCAAAAAAGTCGTGCTGCCTTCGGCCAGTCTGGGCGCCTGGGAATACATTGGCGTTCAGCTCAAGCCCGGCATCAATACCCTGCGCCTGGATGTGGTGGACGACTACGGCGTGACCCGCGGCACCCAGCAGATCACTCTGGTAGCACCCGACAAACTCAGCCTCATTCAGATCGATGCGCCTGAAACCGCCCAGGCCGACTTACGCACCCCGGTGCTGATCAAGGTACGGCTGACCGATGCCAGCGGCATACCCGTCACCGGCCGCATGCAGGTCACACTGGAAGCCGACCGCGGTCGCTGGCTTGAGAACGACCTCAACCCGAGTGAGCCTGGCGCCCAAGTCTTCATCGAAGGCGGCGTTGCCGAGTTCCGCCTGCTGCCGCCCGGCGAGCCCGGTGATATGCGGGTGCGCGTGTCGGCAGGCACTTTCGTTAAAGAAGCCCGCGTGGCCTTGCTGCCTGAGTTGCGCCCCATGATCGGCGTCGGCATCATTGAAGGAACGCTCGACTTCACCAAACGCAGCGCGCTCACGTTGGGCCAGATGCCTGCCGGCGCTGCTTTTGAAACCGAGCTCTCCGGTTTCGCGTCTGATGGCACCTCCAGTTCACGCGGTGCCGCGCGCAGCGCTTTCTTCTTTAAAGGTGCGGTCCAAGGCGACTACCTGCTGACAGCCGCTTACGACTCTGACAAAACCACCAAGGACCGCCTCTTTCGCGACATCCGTCCGGACGAGTTCTATCCCGTTTACGGCGACTCTTCGGTGCGCGGCTTTGACGCGCAAAGCACGCAAAAATTCTATGTGCGGATCGATAAAAACCGCTCATACCTCTTGTATGGCGACTTCACCACGGCCAGCAGTTCTGAAGTCCGTCAGATGAGCCAGTCCAGCCGCACGCTGACCGGCATTAAAAATGTGTACGAAAGCGACACCGTGCGTGCCACCAGCTATGCTTCGCGCACGGCGCAAACCCAGCGTATCGAAGAATTTCCCGCGCTTGGTATTTCGGGGCCCTACCACCTCAATGCTGGCAATGGCGACCTGCTTGCCAACAGTGAAAAGATTGAAATTCTGGTGCGTGACCGCAACCAGCCCAACATCGTATTGCAGACCACGTCGGTTGCGCGTTTTACCGACTACACCATTGAGCCGCTGACCAGTCGCTTGCTGTTCACCCGTCCGATTGCTTCAGTTGATACGAATCTCAACCCGCAGTCCATCCGGGTCACTTATGAAGTTGACAGCGGCGGGGCGAAGTTCACCGTGGCCGGCACCGATGTTCAGGTCAAGCTGGGTGAAAAGCTGCAGGTCGGCATGGTCGCCAGCACCGATGAAAACCCTGAAAACAAACGCAAGCTGGGCGCCCTGACCGCCATCGCCCATATTGCTGAGTCAACCACGGTTGCCGCCGAACTGGTGCGCACCGAAACGGACCTGAAAGGCACTGGAAGCGCTGGCCGAATTGAAGTGCGCCACCACGACGAAAAACTGGGTGCCGTGGCACAAATCGCCAAAACCAGCGCCAGCTTCGACAATCCCGGCTCAGCCTTCAGCGCCGGCCGCACCGAGGCCGTGGCCCGTGCGCAATACAAGTTGGACGACACCACGCAGGTACGCGGCGAAGCCATCTACAGCAAGGACGCGCTGACCACCGGTGACCGCAAGGGCGTTGCCGTGGGTGTGCAGAAGAAACTCAGCGAGACCCTGTTGGGTGAGGTCGGTGTACGTCACGGTGAAAACTCCAGCCCCACCGCATCGATGTTTGACTACAACCAGGTCTCCAGCAGCAGCGCGCTGGGCGCTGGCTCGCTTGGCAATTCCGTCACCAGCCTCGGCGCTTCCGCCGCTGCTGCTGGCACCAGCAACCAGGACATCACGACCGTTCGTGGGCGCCTGACCACTGTGGTGCCCCATCTTCCTCAGGCCCAGGTATTCGTTGAAGCGGAGCAGGACATCAATCACGGCGACCGTCATGTGTTGGCCGCCGGTGGCAACTACGCCATCACTGACAAAACCCGCGCCTATGGACGCTATGAATTCATTTCCAGCCTGGACGGTCCCTACAGCCTGAACAACTCGTCCAGCCGCAACATCGGCATCCTGGGCATCGAGAGCAACTACATGGAAGGGGGCCGCGTTTACAACGAATACCGCCTGGCCGATTCGCTCGATGGGCGCACCGGCCAGGCCGCCATGGGTGTGCGCAACACTTTCAAGTTGAACGAGCAGTGGCGTCTGACTGCTGGCATCGAGCGCACCAAGTCCATCGGGAGCAGCGCCTCCGGCATCGTCGGCCGGGGCAACTCGACAGCCATCGTCACCGGCGCGGAGTACCTGAGTGACCGTGTCAAGGCCAGCGGCATTCTTGAAGCCCGTCAGGGCGATGACAGCAATAGCTATCTTTCGAGCCTGGGCGTGGGTTACAAGATTGATACCGACTGGTCCTTGCTGGCACGCAGCATCATCAGCGAGAGCAAGGGCCAAGGCACTAACGCCGGCAACGACCGTTTGCTGTCACGCCAGCAAATTGGCATCGCCTACCGCCCGGTCGATCAGGACAAGTGGAACGCCCTGGCCCGTTATGAGCATAAAACCGAGCGTGTCAACGGCGCCGGCTCTGTGCTGGGCGCTGTGAACAGCAGCAGCGTTTTCGGCAGCAATGCCCCCGGTACTTACAGTGCAGACATCGTGTCGTCGCACTTCAATTACAACCCTCAACGCGGCACTTATCTCACTGGCCGCTACGCCGGCAAGGTGTCCAGCGCTGACGACGGCTTTTTGGGCAGCAGCTACTGGGCGCATCTGGTCCAGGGTCGCTACACGCGCGATCTGTCCAGGGACTGGGACGTTGGCTTGCAGGCCGGCCTGCTGTACGGCAAGGGCGGTGCGCTTCAAAAGACTGCCGGTGTTGAGTTGGGTTACCAGGTCGCCAAAGACCTGTGGGTGTCGGCTGGCTATAACGTCGTTGGCTTGAAAGACCGCGACCTCACCGCCGGTGAGTACACCAGCGAGGGCGTCTATATCCGCCTGCGCTTCAAGTTTGATGAAAACATTTTTTCAACCGCCTTGCCCGCTGTCACTAAATAA